From the genome of Bacteroidales bacterium, one region includes:
- a CDS encoding peptidoglycan DD-metalloendopeptidase family protein: MSVSKYRFNPDTLQYDKVERSVKRRIIAFIPKALVIVLITATLIFVLSDFIETPHERLLRVENEQLLLQYNIMNKRIDEMNNALTEIQKRDNNIYRMIFEAEPVPEDIRKGGFGGVNRYKHLESMSNSKLVIETARKLDELYNQYYFQSKSLDEVIELALYKKEFLESVPSISPISDKEFKRFASGFGYRLHPIYKTRLMHTGIDLTAPTGTPVYVTGKGTVIKAGSTSEGYGKVVIVDHGFGYSTLYAHLHEIDVKKGQKLTRGDLIGTVGSTGRSVAPHLHYEVRFYDKPIDPVNYYFNDLTPEEYDRIIELSQRPVQSFD, translated from the coding sequence ATGTCAGTCTCTAAATATCGTTTTAATCCTGATACACTTCAATATGACAAAGTTGAGCGTTCTGTAAAGAGACGCATCATAGCTTTTATCCCAAAAGCATTAGTGATTGTTTTAATAACTGCTACTCTCATTTTTGTCCTCTCTGACTTTATTGAAACTCCACATGAACGATTGTTAAGAGTTGAAAATGAGCAGCTTTTGCTTCAATATAATATCATGAACAAAAGGATTGACGAAATGAATAATGCCTTGACTGAGATACAAAAAAGAGATAACAATATCTATAGAATGATTTTTGAAGCTGAGCCAGTTCCCGAAGATATAAGAAAAGGAGGTTTTGGTGGTGTAAACAGATATAAACATTTAGAGTCTATGTCTAACTCAAAGTTAGTTATTGAAACTGCACGTAAATTAGATGAGTTATATAATCAATACTACTTTCAGTCAAAATCGCTCGATGAAGTTATAGAGCTTGCTCTTTACAAAAAAGAATTTTTAGAGTCTGTGCCTTCGATATCGCCAATCTCCGACAAGGAGTTTAAACGGTTTGCAAGCGGATTTGGTTACAGACTGCACCCCATTTACAAAACAAGATTGATGCACACAGGTATTGACTTAACTGCCCCTACGGGCACTCCCGTATATGTTACAGGTAAAGGCACCGTCATCAAAGCTGGATCTACATCTGAAGGATACGGCAAAGTTGTAATTGTTGATCACGGTTTTGGTTATTCAACGTTATATGCTCATTTGCACGAAATAGACGTAAAAAAAGGGCAAAAACTTACTCGTGGTGATTTGATAGGAACAGTTGGTTCAACAGGTCGTTCTGTAGCACCACACCTTCACTACGAAGTGCGATTTTATGATAAGCCCATAGACCCTGTTAACTACTATTTCAACGACCTAACACCCGAGGAATACGACCGTATAATAGAGCTGTCACAGAGACCTGTTCAAAGCTTTGATTAA
- the alaS gene encoding alanine--tRNA ligase: protein MNANQIRQTFKDFFESKGHKIVPSASMVVKNDPTLMFTNAGMNQFKDIFLGQSDVKYPRIANSQKCLRVSGKHNDLEEVGYDTYHHTMFEMLGNWSFGDYFKEEAIDWAWELLTEVYKLEKERLYVTIFEGDKADNLDIDHEAYDFWKKHVSEDRILKGNKKDNFWEMGATGPCGPCSEIHIDLRSDAERKAISGASLVNKDHYLVIEVWNLVFIQYNRRDDGSLETLPAKHVDTGMGFERLCMALQNKKSNYDTDVFQPIIKVIEQFSHKKKGEDKKVDIAMRVVADHLRAVSFAIADGQLPSNQKAGYVIRRILRRAIRYAYSFLGQNEPFVCRLVSTLVKEMGEAFPELVKQQEIIEKVIREEESTFLRTLASGIRLLENHIEKYNKQRTNNFDGHLAFELYDTYGFPLDLTELILREHNFTLDHDGFEKAMEEQKKRSRNASMIETNEWVEIRKGHNTEFVGYDSMETEVKILSYRKAKVKGKDVVQIILDKTPFYAESGGQVADTGELISETETVKVFDIQKENNLTVLTINKLPNDLTSTFIAKVSKKQRRDTESNHSATHLLHYALRKVLGSHVDQKGSLVTHERLRFDFAHFQKMTDEEILETENIVNQLIRSNISLDEYREIPISEAKEMGAVALFGEKYGDKVRVVKFGDSIELCGGTHAKSTGQIGLFLIVSEAAIAAGIRRIEAITGEAALEYIRNKMSQLDEIQNLLKGQVNLIKGVESLIESNHTLQKRIDDFETEKLKNVKALLLNKVVKRDDVNILTEVVEIGSAAILKDLCFQLKNEIPNLFCVLGASIDGKASLAVIISENLIESKGLNAVTIVRELAKEIAGGGGGQPFFATAGGKKPENIDLVIKKAAEIL from the coding sequence ATGAATGCAAATCAGATAAGGCAAACTTTTAAAGATTTTTTTGAGTCAAAGGGTCATAAAATTGTTCCATCGGCATCAATGGTTGTTAAAAATGATCCTACGTTGATGTTTACCAATGCCGGAATGAATCAATTTAAAGATATTTTTCTTGGACAGTCAGATGTAAAATACCCTCGTATTGCAAATTCGCAAAAATGCTTACGTGTTTCAGGTAAACACAATGATTTAGAGGAGGTTGGGTATGATACATATCATCATACAATGTTTGAAATGCTCGGCAACTGGTCATTTGGCGATTACTTTAAAGAGGAGGCTATTGATTGGGCCTGGGAACTATTGACAGAGGTTTATAAGTTGGAAAAAGAGAGACTCTATGTTACTATTTTTGAAGGTGATAAAGCTGACAATTTAGACATCGATCATGAGGCATATGACTTTTGGAAGAAGCACGTATCTGAGGATAGAATATTAAAAGGTAACAAAAAAGATAATTTTTGGGAAATGGGAGCTACTGGTCCATGCGGTCCATGTAGTGAAATTCATATAGATTTGCGAAGTGATGCTGAAAGAAAAGCGATCAGCGGTGCTTCGCTTGTAAATAAAGATCACTACCTTGTAATTGAAGTTTGGAACTTGGTTTTCATACAGTATAACCGTCGTGATGATGGTTCGCTTGAGACTCTACCTGCAAAACATGTTGATACTGGTATGGGTTTTGAACGTTTGTGTATGGCATTGCAAAACAAAAAATCAAATTACGATACCGATGTTTTTCAACCAATAATTAAGGTTATTGAGCAATTTAGCCATAAAAAAAAGGGTGAAGATAAAAAAGTTGATATCGCAATGCGGGTTGTGGCAGACCATTTAAGGGCAGTTTCTTTCGCAATCGCAGATGGTCAGTTACCTAGCAATCAAAAAGCGGGATATGTTATTCGCCGTATTTTACGAAGAGCGATACGTTATGCTTACAGCTTTTTAGGACAGAATGAGCCTTTTGTATGTCGCTTAGTTTCTACATTAGTAAAAGAGATGGGAGAAGCCTTTCCCGAACTTGTTAAGCAACAGGAAATTATAGAAAAGGTTATACGCGAGGAGGAAAGTACATTTTTACGTACTTTGGCTTCAGGTATCAGACTGTTAGAAAATCACATTGAGAAGTATAACAAACAAAGAACAAACAACTTTGATGGCCATCTTGCCTTTGAACTATATGACACTTACGGTTTTCCACTCGATTTGACAGAACTTATTTTGCGTGAACATAATTTTACACTCGATCATGATGGTTTTGAAAAAGCAATGGAGGAGCAAAAAAAACGTTCACGAAACGCATCAATGATTGAAACCAACGAATGGGTAGAGATTAGAAAAGGTCACAATACCGAATTTGTCGGCTACGATAGTATGGAAACTGAAGTAAAAATCCTTTCGTACCGAAAAGCTAAAGTTAAAGGTAAAGACGTTGTACAGATAATTTTGGATAAAACTCCTTTTTATGCTGAAAGTGGTGGGCAGGTTGCAGATACTGGTGAATTAATTAGTGAAACAGAAACAGTTAAGGTCTTTGATATACAAAAAGAGAATAATTTAACTGTACTGACAATTAACAAATTACCTAATGACTTAACATCAACTTTTATCGCTAAAGTTTCAAAAAAGCAGCGTAGAGATACCGAGTCAAACCACTCGGCAACACACTTGTTGCACTACGCGTTGAGAAAAGTTTTGGGTAGCCATGTAGATCAGAAAGGTTCGTTGGTAACACATGAGCGCTTGCGTTTCGACTTTGCTCACTTTCAAAAAATGACAGATGAAGAGATACTTGAAACCGAAAACATTGTAAATCAACTTATTCGTAGTAATATTTCGCTAGATGAGTATCGTGAGATACCAATTTCAGAAGCAAAAGAGATGGGAGCAGTTGCTCTCTTTGGTGAAAAGTATGGCGATAAAGTTAGGGTCGTGAAGTTTGGCGACTCCATAGAGCTTTGTGGAGGAACACACGCAAAATCGACGGGACAGATAGGGCTGTTTTTGATTGTATCAGAAGCGGCAATTGCAGCAGGAATAAGGAGAATTGAAGCTATTACAGGAGAAGCTGCTCTAGAGTACATTAGAAATAAAATGTCGCAACTTGACGAGATTCAGAATCTTCTAAAAGGTCAGGTTAATTTAATTAAAGGCGTTGAGAGTTTAATAGAATCAAATCACACTTTACAAAAGAGAATTGATGATTTTGAAACAGAGAAGTTGAAAAATGTTAAAGCCTTGTTATTAAACAAAGTAGTTAAAAGGGATGATGTCAATATTTTGACAGAAGTTGTGGAGATTGGTTCTGCTGCAATTTTAAAGGATTTATGTTTTCAGTTGAAAAACGAAATCCCCAACCTGTTTTGTGTTTTGGGAGCCTCAATTGATGGTAAAGCAAGCTTGGCTGTAATTATTTCAGAGAATTTGATTGAAAGCAAGGGATTAAATGCCGTGACCATTGTGCGAGAACTTGCAAAAGAAATTGCTGGCGGAGGAGGAGGACAGCCATTCTTTGCAACAGCTGGAGGTAAAAAACCAGAAAATATAGACCTGGTGATTAAAAAAGCTGCAGAAATTCTTTAA
- a CDS encoding RidA family protein: MKKTFHTDNAPKAIGPYSQAVEANGLVFVSGQTPIYPPTGKLVEGGIEAQTEQVMKNIEAILKEAGLTFKNVVKTTCLLSDMDNFAAMNKVYAKYFTSEMPARAAYGVVKLPMGALVEIECIAARD; encoded by the coding sequence ATGAAAAAAACATTTCACACCGACAATGCCCCAAAGGCTATTGGACCTTACAGTCAAGCAGTTGAAGCTAATGGTCTTGTTTTTGTATCGGGACAAACCCCCATTTATCCACCAACAGGTAAGCTTGTTGAAGGGGGGATTGAGGCTCAAACCGAACAAGTTATGAAAAACATAGAAGCTATTTTGAAAGAGGCAGGACTAACATTCAAAAACGTTGTGAAAACAACATGTTTGCTTTCAGATATGGATAATTTTGCTGCAATGAATAAAGTTTATGCAAAGTATTTCACATCAGAAATGCCTGCACGTGCTGCTTATGGTGTTGTTAAACTTCCTATGGGAGCACTTGTTGAAATCGAGTGCATAGCAGCAAGAGACTAA
- a CDS encoding arginine--tRNA ligase: MDVQKILHNEVEKVLIELYNCNDSKLIQIQPTRKEFKGNYTLVVFPLLKYSKQKPEETGEAIAQLMMKKTKTVAEYNVVKGFLNLTLSVDFWSNILKNIESNVDYGLNFNTKPTNHIMVEFSSPNTNKPLHLGHIRNNLLGFSVSRILAANGNRVTRVNLVNDRGIHICKSMLAWQKFGNGDTPQNTGIKGDRFVGDYYVLFENHYKSQIAELMAQGKTEDEAKNEAPIIEEARQMLRDWENRKKEVLDLWKTMNGWVYDGFDVTYKRLGIEFEKTYFESETYKLGKEVVLKNLESGLLQQDNDGSVWIDLTADGLDRKLLLRSDGTSVYMTQDIGTAIQRFSEYDLNKHIYVVGNEQNYHFQVLSLVLSKMGYSWANQLQHLSYGMVELPSGKMKSREGTVVDADDLLDEMLSTAREMAQESGKLEGLNEQEIADINRIVSLGALKYFILKVDPKKNMLFNPEESIDFNGDTGPFIQYAHARIKSILRKAKEVGAKPELTNYQFNEKEVRLIQLLDSFGGVVSEAAEQLSPALVANYMFELAREFNQYYHEYQIIKEADKNCRNSRLFLIKTVAQILKNAAWLLGMEMPEKM; encoded by the coding sequence ATTGATGTACAAAAAATACTTCACAACGAAGTTGAAAAGGTTTTGATTGAACTATACAACTGTAACGATTCTAAACTCATTCAAATTCAGCCAACTAGAAAAGAGTTTAAAGGCAACTATACGCTTGTTGTTTTTCCGCTGTTAAAGTATTCAAAACAAAAGCCCGAAGAGACAGGAGAGGCAATTGCCCAGCTTATGATGAAAAAAACAAAAACTGTCGCCGAATACAACGTTGTGAAAGGTTTTTTAAATTTAACATTGAGTGTGGATTTTTGGAGCAATATTCTAAAAAATATTGAGAGCAATGTCGATTATGGGTTGAATTTCAATACTAAACCGACAAACCATATTATGGTTGAGTTTTCGTCTCCAAATACTAATAAACCATTGCATTTAGGTCACATACGAAATAATCTTTTAGGTTTTAGCGTATCCCGTATTTTGGCGGCAAATGGCAATAGAGTTACACGTGTTAATCTTGTGAATGACAGGGGAATACATATATGCAAATCGATGCTTGCATGGCAAAAGTTTGGCAATGGTGATACTCCGCAAAATACTGGTATAAAAGGAGATAGATTTGTGGGCGATTATTATGTTTTATTTGAAAATCATTACAAATCGCAGATTGCCGAGCTTATGGCGCAAGGAAAAACGGAAGATGAAGCTAAAAACGAGGCTCCAATTATAGAGGAAGCACGCCAAATGCTCCGCGATTGGGAGAATCGTAAAAAAGAGGTATTGGATTTGTGGAAAACCATGAATGGTTGGGTTTACGATGGTTTCGATGTTACTTACAAACGTTTGGGAATAGAGTTTGAAAAGACCTATTTCGAGTCAGAAACCTATAAATTAGGAAAAGAGGTTGTTCTTAAAAACTTAGAATCAGGTCTGTTACAACAAGATAACGATGGTTCTGTCTGGATAGATTTAACAGCAGATGGATTAGACCGAAAGCTACTGTTACGTAGTGATGGTACTTCTGTTTATATGACCCAAGATATTGGAACCGCTATTCAACGATTCTCTGAATATGACTTAAACAAACATATATATGTTGTAGGTAATGAGCAAAATTACCATTTTCAGGTGCTATCGTTGGTATTGTCCAAAATGGGATATAGCTGGGCAAATCAGTTGCAACATCTATCGTATGGAATGGTTGAGCTACCGTCAGGTAAAATGAAATCGCGTGAAGGTACCGTTGTTGATGCTGACGATCTTTTAGATGAAATGCTAAGTACAGCACGAGAAATGGCTCAGGAGTCTGGAAAATTAGAGGGTTTGAACGAACAGGAAATTGCCGATATCAACAGAATAGTCTCACTCGGCGCACTTAAATATTTTATTCTTAAGGTTGACCCCAAAAAGAATATGCTATTCAACCCAGAAGAGTCGATAGACTTTAATGGCGACACAGGACCTTTTATTCAATATGCCCACGCAAGAATAAAATCGATATTAAGAAAAGCCAAAGAGGTAGGAGCGAAACCTGAATTAACAAACTACCAATTTAATGAAAAAGAGGTACGTTTGATACAGTTACTCGATTCATTTGGTGGCGTGGTAAGCGAAGCTGCTGAACAGTTAAGCCCTGCACTAGTAGCAAACTATATGTTTGAGTTGGCTCGCGAGTTTAACCAATATTATCATGAATATCAGATAATCAAAGAAGCTGATAAGAATTGTCGAAACTCACGTCTCTTTTTGATTAAAACAGTTGCTCAGATATTGAAAAACGCTGCTTGGCTATTGGGAATGGAAATGCCCGAAAAAATGTAA
- a CDS encoding exodeoxyribonuclease VII large subunit: MANGSAPITLSELSEKIRNAIIEVFPFSVPVVAEISEMSVNANGHCYLELVEHSRGQIIARQRGIIYANRFPLLQSYFSSVTGSEIQVGLQVLVMVRVSYHSLYGLSVEVNDIDPKYTLGDLEQQKQLIINRLIEMGIHDMNKSLPLPKIIKNIAVISSPTAAGYGDFVDHIENNPYGFVFNVNLFEAYMQGAQAVKSIQNAIHAVFDSETQYDVLVIIRGGGSKAELAVFDDFELAYLITQLPIPVFTGIGHERDNSVADFVANQGLKTPTAVADFIVDLNLEASSELNDLQLRLRNSVNSLFNIENQRLTNLENSIKNGAYYYQAANREQLLELDKRVSKVAQNFSHRQQVALNDMGNRLKYSFKTFCAQQNTLTLYFEQKLKDTAKANIKNLQQQLDIAEQKLTAINPQTILSLGYAIVSKDGKRITDSEQANVNDNIKIHLSKGSLDAQVTSSMNN; this comes from the coding sequence ATGGCTAACGGCTCGGCACCTATCACATTATCGGAACTTTCAGAAAAAATTCGCAATGCAATTATAGAAGTGTTCCCTTTTTCGGTACCTGTTGTTGCCGAAATTAGCGAGATGAGCGTTAATGCAAATGGTCACTGCTACTTAGAGTTGGTTGAGCACAGCCGGGGGCAGATAATCGCACGACAACGCGGAATAATTTATGCCAATCGTTTTCCGCTACTGCAATCTTATTTTAGCTCTGTTACAGGTTCAGAGATTCAAGTTGGATTGCAAGTTTTAGTAATGGTGCGAGTTTCGTATCACAGCTTATACGGTTTAAGTGTTGAGGTTAATGATATTGATCCAAAATATACTTTAGGCGATTTAGAGCAGCAAAAGCAACTTATAATCAATCGCTTAATTGAAATGGGAATTCATGATATGAATAAGTCGCTCCCATTGCCGAAAATCATCAAAAACATTGCTGTAATATCATCGCCTACGGCTGCCGGATACGGCGATTTTGTAGACCATATCGAAAATAATCCTTACGGTTTTGTGTTCAATGTTAATCTATTTGAAGCCTATATGCAAGGAGCTCAAGCGGTTAAATCAATACAAAATGCAATACATGCCGTTTTTGACTCTGAAACCCAATACGATGTGTTAGTTATTATTCGCGGTGGTGGCTCAAAAGCCGAGCTTGCCGTATTCGACGATTTTGAACTTGCATATCTTATTACTCAACTGCCAATACCTGTTTTTACGGGAATTGGACACGAGCGAGACAATTCGGTTGCCGATTTTGTTGCAAATCAGGGCTTAAAAACCCCCACTGCTGTCGCTGATTTTATTGTTGATTTAAACCTTGAAGCAAGTAGTGAATTAAACGATTTGCAATTGAGATTAAGAAACAGTGTAAACTCACTTTTTAATATTGAAAATCAAAGGCTTACCAATTTAGAAAACTCAATTAAAAACGGTGCATATTACTATCAGGCAGCTAACCGAGAGCAACTTTTGGAGCTAGACAAAAGGGTTTCAAAAGTGGCTCAAAACTTTTCACACAGACAGCAAGTTGCTCTTAACGATATGGGAAACAGGCTAAAGTATTCGTTTAAAACCTTTTGCGCTCAACAAAACACTCTTACACTCTATTTCGAACAGAAGTTAAAAGATACGGCAAAGGCGAATATTAAAAACCTGCAACAACAGTTAGATATTGCCGAACAGAAGCTAACAGCAATAAACCCACAAACTATACTGAGCCTTGGATATGCCATTGTCTCCAAAGATGGCAAACGAATTACCGATAGTGAGCAGGCAAACGTTAACGATAATATCAAAATTCATCTGAGTAAGGGAAGCCTTGATGCACAAGTAACTTCTTCAATGAACAATTAG
- a CDS encoding tetratricopeptide repeat protein, whose amino-acid sequence MCLLKKIVRFSLLTIILLSFNKVYGQQEFRLALEYYNNREFDKAESVLETLLEKNTNSTYLRYYLNSLVEQKKFDETEKAIKYYSRKVGNNPSIKVDIGQIYKLMGKAKESEKYYREAISSSLNNRNSVVSVASSFINNREFEWAERTYFEASKKLKNETFEQELAMLYYYMRRYGEMVDIYLELLARSDGFLQMVQNRLNSAIYTDTDKSLTDIVEQKLLLKIQQYPNHDVFNEMLIWIYIQQNNYSGAYIQARALDLRNRENGSRLITLAKQATEAKDYETAVKAYNDVLAYGEFSPFYEDAYREKLYVLYARIKTGLDTDIETINNTIELYRNAIAKFGYQRDFLPTILNFIELSSLYSDTYTEALQTIEKAENIRGLTNIDIANIEILKADIMLYQNKIWDATLIYAKIERDNKDNPIGYEAKFRKVKMAFYLHDFEWAKSQIDVIKASTTKLTSNDAIEMSIVLYEGWSETDSTQQPLKLFATALLKHAQHDVQNALILVDSVVATGHSFLSVEALNLKGKILQENARYAEAAEAYERAVTFYSYETNSDFSLFQLGKLYSEHLNDSNKAIELFTRLLHDYKSSIFCIEARHLIHNIRHNPVQ is encoded by the coding sequence ATGTGTCTTTTAAAGAAAATAGTTCGTTTTTCGCTATTAACGATAATTCTGTTGTCATTTAACAAAGTTTACGGACAGCAGGAGTTTCGTCTGGCTCTTGAATACTACAATAACAGAGAGTTTGACAAAGCTGAATCGGTTTTGGAAACTTTATTGGAAAAAAATACCAACAGTACATATTTGCGGTATTACCTAAATTCCCTTGTAGAACAAAAGAAATTTGACGAAACCGAAAAAGCTATAAAGTATTATTCGCGAAAAGTGGGCAATAATCCATCGATAAAAGTTGATATTGGACAGATATACAAGCTAATGGGCAAAGCAAAAGAGTCTGAAAAATATTATCGCGAGGCTATTTCAAGCTCACTGAATAATAGAAACAGCGTTGTATCAGTCGCAAGCAGTTTTATTAACAACAGAGAATTTGAATGGGCAGAAAGAACTTATTTTGAAGCATCTAAAAAACTCAAAAACGAAACGTTTGAGCAAGAACTGGCTATGCTTTACTACTATATGCGCAGATATGGTGAAATGGTAGATATTTATTTAGAGCTTTTGGCAAGAAGTGACGGATTTCTGCAAATGGTGCAAAATCGTTTAAATTCAGCTATTTATACCGATACAGATAAATCTCTTACCGATATAGTAGAACAAAAACTACTATTAAAAATTCAGCAGTATCCCAATCATGACGTTTTTAATGAGATGTTGATTTGGATATATATTCAGCAAAATAATTATTCCGGAGCATATATTCAGGCACGTGCGCTCGATTTGCGTAATCGGGAAAATGGAAGCAGATTAATAACATTAGCGAAACAAGCTACAGAGGCAAAAGATTATGAAACAGCCGTAAAAGCCTATAATGATGTTTTGGCGTATGGCGAATTTTCACCATTTTATGAAGATGCATACAGAGAGAAGTTGTATGTTTTATATGCAAGAATAAAAACAGGATTAGATACTGATATAGAAACCATTAACAACACAATAGAACTTTACAGAAATGCTATAGCTAAATTTGGTTATCAACGCGATTTTTTACCTACGATTTTGAACTTTATCGAGTTGTCGAGCTTATATTCAGACACCTATACAGAAGCACTACAAACGATTGAAAAGGCAGAAAACATCAGAGGTTTAACAAATATCGATATTGCAAATATCGAAATTCTTAAAGCCGATATAATGCTTTATCAGAACAAGATATGGGACGCTACTCTTATCTATGCCAAGATAGAGCGGGATAACAAAGATAACCCAATTGGCTACGAGGCTAAATTCAGAAAAGTTAAAATGGCATTCTATCTACACGATTTCGAGTGGGCAAAATCGCAAATAGATGTGATAAAAGCATCTACCACAAAGCTTACATCGAATGATGCAATAGAGATGTCGATAGTGCTTTACGAAGGGTGGTCGGAGACAGATTCAACCCAACAGCCACTAAAACTTTTCGCCACAGCGCTTTTGAAACACGCACAACATGACGTGCAAAATGCCTTAATATTAGTAGATTCAGTTGTTGCAACAGGACACTCGTTTCTTTCGGTCGAAGCTCTTAACCTGAAAGGTAAAATCTTGCAAGAAAACGCACGATACGCCGAAGCTGCCGAAGCATACGAAAGAGCAGTAACATTCTACAGTTATGAAACAAATAGCGATTTTTCGCTATTTCAGTTAGGAAAACTATATTCGGAACACTTGAATGACAGCAATAAGGCTATTGAACTATTTACCAGACTTTTACATGATTACAAATCAAGTATTTTCTGTATCGAGGCAAGACATTTGATACACAATATCCGCCACAACCCTGTTCAATAA
- a CDS encoding DUF4293 domain-containing protein — MIQRIQTLFLLAAVICGVILFFIPVASAINASGLDLFVTGIKGSAKWYLHLIFYPCLILPFVQIFMFKNRVKQIKIGKLAIAYWVIWAVIFVILSLSIDNLKPSFGAIIPLLSILFIYLANKAIRKDEDLVRSIDRIR, encoded by the coding sequence ATGATTCAACGTATTCAAACACTATTTCTATTAGCTGCAGTAATTTGCGGTGTAATATTATTTTTTATTCCGGTAGCGTCGGCTATTAATGCAAGTGGTTTAGACCTATTTGTTACAGGTATAAAAGGCTCAGCAAAATGGTATCTGCATCTGATTTTTTATCCATGCCTTATCTTACCATTTGTACAAATTTTTATGTTCAAAAATAGAGTTAAGCAGATTAAAATAGGAAAGTTAGCCATTGCGTACTGGGTGATTTGGGCAGTGATTTTTGTAATACTAAGTCTATCAATCGATAATTTAAAACCATCATTTGGAGCAATAATTCCGTTGCTGTCAATACTATTTATCTATCTAGCAAACAAAGCTATCAGAAAAGATGAAGATTTGGTACGTTCAATTGACAGAATACGCTAA